From a single Cydia amplana chromosome 10, ilCydAmpl1.1, whole genome shotgun sequence genomic region:
- the LOC134651612 gene encoding uncharacterized protein LOC134651612 yields the protein MAKPIRSSVRSMLFKIICNYNQVRHDENERLLEKKRILDEIIQATAGVDDENVRETIQKLASELKNVIDNNASESSYLEKVSTMTGASIRTLRTIKKEGSINQGQWNTPGKKRPRPPTVSNLDNFDVSAIRNKINEFYCVKKQVPTLRALHADLKESIGFLGCCETLRKILHENGFEFKKNKEERSILMEKFEISGWRQRFLRAIHKKREEGKNIVYLDETYVHQNYRPKKSWQGPSTSGLVEKISSGKRHIIVHAGSEQGFVPNALLVFSTKSKAADYHDDMNSSNFLKWLREMLIPNLTEPSVIVMDNASYHVTQINKPPTMHSLKADIQKWLRENNIPYEECFKKEELMCLVEENKIGPIYAAEELLKQHGHEVLKLPPYHCDLNAIELIWSLTKRKIASRNVGLPGSDTENLIRECFAMITPEDWKKSTDHVINVERKYKSKDNITDTELAPFIIEVRESDNDSDSSLSGIEFLESDFDYDS from the exons ATGGCTAAACCGATTAGAAGCAGTGTGAGGAGCATGTTATTTAAGATAATCTGTAACTATAATCAAGTTCGACACGACGAAAATGAGAGATTACTAGAAAAGAAGCGAATATTGGACGAAATCATTCAGGCGACCG cGGGCGTAGATGACGAAAATGTTAGAGAAACTATTCAAAAGCTAGCAAGCGAACTGAAGAATGTTATTGATAATAACGCATCAGAATCAAGTTATTTAGAGAAAGTGTCTACTATGACag gtgcAAGCATTCGTACACTACGCACAATTAAAAAAGAGGGTTCTATTAACCAAGGCCAATGGAATACGCCAGGGAAAAAACGACCCCGGCCACCAACTGTGTCAAATTTAGACAATTTTGATGTGTCAGCCATccgtaataaaattaatgagtTTTATTGCGTCAAAAAGCAGGTACCTACTCTAAGAGCCTTACATGCGGATTTGAAAGAATCTATAGGATTCTTAGGATGTTGTGAAACACTGAGGAAAATACTACACGAGAACGGAtttgagtttaaaaaaaataaagaagagCGCTCCATCCTCATGGAAAAGTTTGAAATATCTGGGTGGAGGCAAAGGTTTCTTAGAGCTATACATAAAAAACGGGAAGAaggaaaaaatattgtgtatcTTGATGAGACATATGTCCATCAAAATTACAGACCGAAGAAGTCATGGCAAGGGCCTTCAACTTCCGGTTTAGTTGAAAAAATTTCCTCGGGTAAGCGGCATATTATAGTGCATGCTGGATCAGAGCAAGGATTTGTGCCCAATGCTTTGCTTGTTTTTAGCACAAAATCCAAAGCAGCTGACTATCATGATGACATGAACAGTTCTAATTTTTTAAAGTGGCTACGAGAAATGTTAATCCCAAATTTGACTGAGCCCAGTGTAATTGTTATGGACAATGCcagttaccatgtaacacaaataaataagcCTCCAACCATGCACAGCTTAAAGGCTGATATTCAAAAATGGCTAAGGGAAAATAATATCCCATATGaagagtgtttcaaaaaggagGAATTGATGTGCCTCGTTGAGGAAAATAAAATTGGTCCCATATATGCAGCAGAGGAGTTATTGAAGCAGCATGGGCATGAGGTCCTTAAATTGCCTCCATACCATTGCGATCTAAACGCTATTGAGTTGATATGGAGCCTCACAAAGCGAAAAATAGCCAGCAGAAATGTGGGGCTACCGGGTTCAGATACGGAAAACTTGATCCGAGAATGTTTTGCAATGATTACCCCGGAAGATTGGAAAAAAAGTACAGACCATGTAATAAATGTGGAACGAAAATACAAGTCTAAGGACAACATTACAGACACTGAACTAGCTCCATTCATAATAGAAGTTCGGGAAAGTGACAATGACAGTGATAGTTCTCTGTCAGGAATTGAATTTCTTGAATCCGATTTCGATTATGATTCTTAA